The Oryza glaberrima chromosome 5, OglaRS2, whole genome shotgun sequence DNA segment GTCCTTGGAATCCTTACGCAGAAGAAGTTCTGACTGTGCATTTCCAAGTGGACCAGCTTGCATGAGCAAATCGTTATAGAACTTAACTCCCCAGAACATCGCAGTATCATCTAAAATAGAAGGAATAAACttcatcagagagagagagagagagagagagagaaagagagagagagataaaggAACGTATTACAAGTGCACTCCAATTTTCTTAAATAAAGGAGAACAGTTTGTAAATTGACTTACTTATCTTGTTTCCATATGGAGTAAGTGGCTTGTAGTTGAAGCTAAACAGCTGGGTGATATTATTGAAGTTAGGATGTTGAGCGACCAAATTCCACTGTGTGTAATTCATGCGGTAGTTGAAGTTCGTAATCGTGATCTTCACtctccaatattccttataGTTGAGTTTCACATGCCAGTGGATTCTGATCGGGCACATGTGAGAAGTACATTGGACAAGAGGCTGACCGGTCCATTTGCCAGGGCCATCAATGGCAGATTGTAAATAAGGTGAATTCTCACTGTGGAAATGCATGGAACTTGTTAGCAATTTTGCAGAAAAGTTGGGCCTCAATAAGAAGCGAAGTAAGAGTTTTGGTTTTATTAACTCACTTTACACAGCTTCCAGGACTTGTCCCATTGTTTTGGCAGCCACAAGAGCATGTTGGGCAGTTCACAATTGTGTCATTATAAAATGATGAGAGAGATACACAGCAGGAAGGAGTCTTCTGAGCAAGAAATTGGGAGTATGTGCAGGTCACATTCCATGTCACTGCAAacagattttattttttgttaagaaacaaaaaacaaaaatgaacttTATGGTATAAGATTTTgacaaatttaacttctatatgGAGCCACTAGGATGCATGTCTGCATTTGACAAATATTATTTGCTAGAGAATAATATTAACTGAATTAGCTGTATTCTATTAGGCCAACATGCCAAGTAATAACCTATTATCAACTATTATTAACAGGTGGACTCATCTCACTTTGAGAACAATCTCTTTCCCTTCAACAGATTACATCTTCTTACTAACCCTACACATAAGGTAACCTAGTTCAACCATGCAATTGTTGTTTAGGCTGCAAATGCATTTCCTCAAAGCATGAAAACAATTGGTATTAAACATTAAAGAACAACAGATGAGCTACTTACTTAGAGCTTGGGTTGCTCTGCGTCCATCCCCGGTGAAAAACTTAGTAGGCCTGACAATCATAGCACGCCCGCACGTGTACCCAGGACCTGGGGCCTTAAGAGTGAAGTTCTTAGGCAACTTAACTGTCTTGTTGGTAGTCCCAGCAAGACCTACACTGATCTGGAAGGAAGAAGCAGCATTTGATGCGTCCTGGTTAAATGTATTTATAACTCCCGCTTTGCAGCAATTAGCGATTTGCATGTTGTATGGGGTGCCCGGAAGCAGATCAACAACTGTGGGATCTTTCTTGCAGCAGTGGGGCGTGCCACCCTTGAACTTTGAGCAATCGCCCTGCTCAGTGGTCTGTGCTCCAACCATCGACCAAATGACCTCCTTCTTTGCCCATGTCCACCCCAGCTGCCACCCAGGTGCCTGGATGTGCCGGAATTGTTGATAGTTGAACATCGTGACCACAGCCTGCACAAGAAACATTTTGGGGGAAATCATGACACACATATACAAGATAATCAGAGTATCCATAATATCCTGACATAAAACTCGTGTTTATTATTGTTAATTGCTGCATATGTTTCTGACCAGCTGTTGGTTATGCTATCAACTTTGTACTACAAGACAACTTGTAGTagtatcaaataaaataaaattatggccTAATAATAGTTGGGGATACAAGATGCAGATGGATTTTTTTGAACGAACAATACAAGATGCATTTTTTGGTGTGGGGTTGCTACTTACAACATAGCCATCAGGAGTCCACGACATAACGTCCCATTTTATCGTGATGTTTCCATTTGGATCCAGCGCATCATAAGCCTCTgcgagaggaaaaaaaaagagttgcatatcaAGATCCTGAACAAGAGAAACAGAATGGGGTAAATTAGCAGTTCGGCAGATGAATAAGCCCCATGAGTTAGTTATATCGTGATCCCGATTTCGATCTGGAAGggaattttttttcgaattcgCCTCTCCTGATCAGATCTATCACCTTGGGCACTGATTAGTGTGGGAAGGAAGCTCCATGCGTGCTCCTCTCAGTGGATCTAAGCTACCTAACCTGATCCAAGAATCCGGTCAAGCGGGAGCGAAACGAACTGAATTACTGCTACCTAATCTGCTCCAAGAATTCTGGCAAAAGCAGGAGCAAAACGAACTGAATTACTGATGAAACGA contains these protein-coding regions:
- the LOC127775012 gene encoding COBRA-like protein 3, which codes for MAVGGAGSSRSVAPCCCAVLLAAALLFSAPATTEAYDALDPNGNITIKWDVMSWTPDGYVAVVTMFNYQQFRHIQAPGWQLGWTWAKKEVIWSMVGAQTTEQGDCSKFKGGTPHCCKKDPTVVDLLPGTPYNMQIANCCKAGVINTFNQDASNAASSFQISVGLAGTTNKTVKLPKNFTLKAPGPGYTCGRAMIVRPTKFFTGDGRRATQALMTWNVTCTYSQFLAQKTPSCCVSLSSFYNDTIVNCPTCSCGCQNNGTSPGSCVNENSPYLQSAIDGPGKWTGQPLVQCTSHMCPIRIHWHVKLNYKEYWRVKITITNFNYRMNYTQWNLVAQHPNFNNITQLFSFNYKPLTPYGNKINDTAMFWGVKFYNDLLMQAGPLGNAQSELLLRKDSKDFTFDKGWAFPHRVYFNGDNCVMPPPDAYPWLPNASPLTKQPLTLSVLVFSIVLATLLAYA